From a single Stomoxys calcitrans chromosome 4, idStoCalc2.1, whole genome shotgun sequence genomic region:
- the LOC106084140 gene encoding uncharacterized protein LOC106084140 isoform X2, which translates to MFQLQNISGALFVLMVLGAEACFTTQYLGNSIHPTLKDHCFHEDFNLTIPVEMTIYPTNIEFKCFKVHCRSDFVLEMKHCDRYPNYCTESSSFDYTKPYPDCCPKVECPQNLV; encoded by the exons ATGTTTCAACTGCAGAATATTTCGGGAGCACTTTTCGTTCTGATGGTCTTAGGAGCTGAGGCTTGTTTTACAACTCAATACCTTGGCAATTCAATACACCCAA cCTTAAAGGATCATTGTTTCCACGAAGACTTTAATCTAACCATACCCGTAGAGATGACCATCTATCCCACCAATATTGAATTCAAATGCTTCAAAGTTCATTGCCGTTCAGATTTTGTATTGGAaatgaaaca cTGTGATCGTTATCCCAACTATTGCACTGAGTCTTCATCGTTTGATTATACAAAACCCTATCCGGATTGTTGTCCCAAAGTGGAGTGTCCACAAAATTTAGTGTAG
- the LOC106084140 gene encoding uncharacterized protein LOC106084140 isoform X1, which produces MLRLRPIKGKFSTRLCRNLITKMFQLQNISGALFVLMVLGAEACFTTQYLGNSIHPTLKDHCFHEDFNLTIPVEMTIYPTNIEFKCFKVHCRSDFVLEMKHCDRYPNYCTESSSFDYTKPYPDCCPKVECPQNLV; this is translated from the exons ATGTTACGTCTTAGACCgataaaaggcaaattttctACCCGATTATGCAGAAATTTG ATTACCAAAATGTTTCAACTGCAGAATATTTCGGGAGCACTTTTCGTTCTGATGGTCTTAGGAGCTGAGGCTTGTTTTACAACTCAATACCTTGGCAATTCAATACACCCAA cCTTAAAGGATCATTGTTTCCACGAAGACTTTAATCTAACCATACCCGTAGAGATGACCATCTATCCCACCAATATTGAATTCAAATGCTTCAAAGTTCATTGCCGTTCAGATTTTGTATTGGAaatgaaaca cTGTGATCGTTATCCCAACTATTGCACTGAGTCTTCATCGTTTGATTATACAAAACCCTATCCGGATTGTTGTCCCAAAGTGGAGTGTCCACAAAATTTAGTGTAG